The Pedosphaera parvula Ellin514 nucleotide sequence TTTGACTTGGACAAAGCAATCAAGCAGTGGCGGCATCAAATGCTGGCTGCTGGCATCAGAAGCCCCGTGCCGCTGGAAGAACTGGAAAGCCATCTGCACGAAGAAATCGAACAGCAGATGAAGCTGGGACGAAGCGAAGCGGAAGCATTCAATTCTGCCGTCAAGAAAATCGGGCAGGCGCGCATGGTTCAAAGCGAATTCAAGAAAGTTGAAGAAACAAGGAAAGCGCGCAACGCGAAACTGGCAGAAATCGTAATCTTGATTGCCACGAGCTTGCATTCGTTGATCGCGGTCTGTTTTTTTCTTTTCAAGTTCCAAGGCATTTCAGAGCTAACGTCCGGCCAGCAAATCTCTGGCTTGGCCGCATCTGCCACTCTGGCTTTGCTTGTTTGGGGCGGACGATTGAGCCACAAAATGATTTCGGTCATCCGTGCCAGGCAGTTCAGAAATGCCATTTACATTTCTAGCGGAGTGCTTATTACCCTTTGGGCGCTGGTCTGTTTCCAAATTATCCTGCCGCATCATGACTTCCCCATGGGCCAGTTGTTTGTGACCATCCTGTGGGGATTGTTTCTCCCGACGGGAGCTGGGATTGGGTTTGAATTGGGGAATCGACACCGCCGCGCGGAACAAGTCGCAACACTGGTTTCGTAAGCGGGAGATCATCCATTACTGGAAACTGGAAGTCGAGGCTCGGAGGGATGCCCACTCTCGCGCGGATAGTAAGTGAGTTCGCTGTTTGG carries:
- a CDS encoding permease prefix domain 1-containing protein gives rise to the protein MFDLDKAIKQWRHQMLAAGIRSPVPLEELESHLHEEIEQQMKLGRSEAEAFNSAVKKIGQARMVQSEFKKVEETRKARNAKLAEIVILIATSLHSLIAVCFFLFKFQGISELTSGQQISGLAASATLALLVWGGRLSHKMISVIRARQFRNAIYISSGVLITLWALVCFQIILPHHDFPMGQLFVTILWGLFLPTGAGIGFELGNRHRRAEQVATLVS